The Gloeobacter violaceus PCC 7421 DNA window TGATCTGACCGAGGGCCGTAAGCATCAAAATCGGAATCTCTGCGGTGCGCTCGTCGCGGCGCAGACGCTGACAGATGGTTAGACCGTCGACCTGCGGCAGCATCAAATCGAGCACAATCAGATCCGGCAGCATCTGCAGAGCGAACGCCTGGCCCTTGTGCCCGTCCGGTGCCTCAAGCACCTCGTACCCGGACATCTCCAGGTTGAAAGCGACAAGTTCCAGAATTGCAGGGTCGTCGTCTATGACAAGCACACGTGGCATCCGTAATCCTTGTTGTCTTATGTTTGAATCTTTCTTAACTTAACTTAATCAGCCTGCATCATACTTATTATAGCGCGTTTCGCTGCGGAGCGATTACTCACTCAGCAGGTTCGGTGTTTCCCTGTCTGAGGGATGTTTGCGCCGATACCGTACAATATTTTGCGAGTGATGTGCCGATCATGACTAGCTTCAGCGCGCCAGGTTCTCCTGTTGACACGGTTTTGCTCACCTCGCCCGCCGGAGCGGGGCGGACTGAGGCCATCCGCATTTTCGAAGATCTGGGCTATCTGTGCCTCAATCACGTCTGGCCCGAGCTGGTGCCGACATTTTTGAAGCATTACGCACCGATTGCCCCCCGGCTGGTGCTGTGTCTGGCCTCACGGCCGGAGGCGGATGCGCAGGCGGGGCTCATTGCCGCGCGCGTCGCCCTGCGTTCCCTTGCCCGCACGACGGTGCATGTGCATCTCGATTGCCCGGAAGGGGTGTTACTGAGCCGCTATGCCCTCACCCGGCGTCCTCACCCCTGGTTTGACCATGGCAAGGGTTTGCTCGCCGCCATCCGCGCCGAGCGGACCGCCCTCGAGCCGGTGCGCGCCTTGGCCGACGAAGTCGTCGATACCGGCCCGCTCGAGCTTGCCCAGTTGCGGGTGCATCTGGGGGCGCTTGTCGGTGGCCGGCCAACCGAGTTGCCGGTGACGGTGATGAGCTTCGGCTTCAAGCGCGGTGTGCCCGCCGACGCCCAGTTTGTGCTCGATATTCGCTTTTTACCCAATCCTTATTACGAGAGTGCTCTGAAGCCGCTCACCGGTCTCGATGTCGGGGTGGCAGAGTATGTATTCGCCTCGGAGCAGTCCCAGGCGACCTACCGGTCGCTGCTCGAATTTTTGCGCTTTTTGTTGCATCAGTACCGCCAGGACCGCAGGAGTCAGCTGTTGATTGCGATCGGTTGCACCGGCGGGCAGCACCGCTCGGTGGCCTTTGTCGAGCGCCTCAGCGGCGATCTGGCGGCAGAAGGTTTTGCCTGCCGCCCCTCCCACCGCGATCTGGCGGTCAATCGCCTGCAGGAGTTGAGTCGATGAGCGCTTTGCGTGTGAGCAAGCTCACGGGCCAGTTCGGCAAATGGTTGTACCCCGGTATGCGCGTCAAGCGCTGGCTGGGCATGGTGGTGATCGGCACCATCTTTGTGAGTTTGGGGCTGGCGATCTGGGTGGATCTGCGGCCCATCTTCTACAGCAGCCGCTTTTTGTGGGGCTTGGTGCAGGGGCTCGCCGATCTGTTGCCCAACGACATCAGTGGTCCGCTCGTCCTGGCGGTCGGGCTGCTGTGCGTGGTGATGGGCCTCAGGCTCACCCTCAGTTCGATTACCGAGGTATTGGTGCCGGAGGGCCAGGACAACCTGGTCGAAAGACTCTACCAGCGCCGCCGCCTCAGCCGGGGACCGAAGATCGTGGCTATCGGCGGCGGCACGGGTCTTTCGACCCTTCTGCGCGGGCTGAAGCGCTACAGCACGAACATCACGGCGGTGGTCACCGTCGCCGACGACGGCGGCTCCAGCGGCAGGTTGCGCCAGGAATTCGGCGTGTTGCCGCCGGGAGATCTGCGCAATTGCCTGGCGGCTTTGGCCGACGAAGAAAAACTGCTCACCGAGCTATTCCAGTACCGCTTCAAGCTGGGCGAAGGTCTGGCGGGTCATTCCTTCGGCAATTTGTTTCTCACGGCGATGGCCGAAATTACCGGCGATCTCGAGAAGGGCGTCGAAGCGAGTTCGAAGGTCCTCGCCATCCGCGGCCGGGTGCTGCCCGCCACCCTCGACAACATGACCCTGTGGGCAGATCTGGAGGACGGCCGCCACATCGAGGGTGAATCGAACATCTCCCACGCGGGCGGTCAAATTGTCCGCATCGGCTGCACACCGGTCGCACCCCGCGCCCTGCCGCAGGTGGCGGCGGCGATTCGGGAGGCCGAGTTGGTGATCATTGGGCCGGGATCGCTCTACACCAGCATCGCGCCCAATTTGCTGGTGCCCGAAATTGCCCAGGCCCTCAAGGCGAGCAGTGCCCACAAGATCTATATCTGCAATGTGATGACCCAGCCCGGGGAGAGCGACGGCTATTCGGTAAGCGACCACGTGCGCGCCCTGGAAGTGGCGGCGGGGGGACCGTTTTTTGAGGCGGTGATGGTCCAGAAGGATACCCCGACCCGCAACCTCGATCGCTACGCCAAGCAGCAGTCGCAGCCGGTGACGGTCGACCGCGACAATCTGGCGCTGATGGGTTTGCAGATCGTGCTTGCCAATGTCATGGACGAGGATCACGCAAGCGGCACCATCCGCCACTCCTCCCAGCGCCTCGGCCGCGCTTTGTTGCACTGGTACAAGCGCCGCCAGCAAAACCGCCAGCAGCGCGTTTCGTAACGGACACCCCACACCCCATGGAACGCCTCGAAAGCAGTGCCGTCGTCAGTCGCCCGATTGCCGATGTCTGGGCCGCCCACCAGGATCTCGGACTGCTGGAGCGCGTTTCCCTGCCCTACCCGATGGTCGAAGTGCTCGACAAACCCCCTTCCTACGGGCTCGGCAGCCGCTTCACGGTCCGCCTGTCGCTGGTGCCGCATCTGGCGGCCATCGACTGGCAGGTCGAGATTGTCCGCTTCGAACCGCCCGAGCGCTTTGTCGACCGGCAGGTGAGTGGACCGTTTCGCTTTTGGGAGCACACCCATGCTTTTAGCGCCCTGACCCCCGATCGGACCCTGGTGGTCGAAAGCGTTCTGTTCGAATTCAACCCGCTGCTGGATGGACCGCTGCTGCGGCCGGTGCTCGAAGGGGTGTTCGCCTGGCGGACAGAGCGGCTGGTCGAGGAACTGGGCCGGCCGGGCTAGCTGGCCGGGCCGATCCACAGAACGCTAGGATAAAGTGCGTTACCGTTGCGCCCTGCTATGCGTCAAAGAACTTTATTGCTGCTCCTGGTTGCGGTCGTCATCGTCGGCTCGATTTTGATCGTGGCCACCCGGCCGACGGTGCTGGGTCTCGACTTGCAGGGGGGTAGCCAGTTGACGCTGCTGGCCAAACCCACCGACAAAGTCAAAACGATCGACCAGGAAGTGATGAAAGGCGTCGCCGCCGTCGTCGAGCAGCGGGTCAACGGGCTCGGGGTCTCGGAGGCCGTCGTGCAGCTCAAAGGCAGCGACCAGATCCTGGTGCAGCTTCCCGGCGTCAAAGATCCCACCCAGGCCGAGCGGCTTCTGGGCGACACCGCCCAGCTCGAATTTCGCAAAGAAGCGCCCAACGGCGAATTCGAAAAGACCGATCTGACCGGCGCGGATCTGACCAACGCCTTTCCCCAGGCGCTGCAGAGCGGCAACGGCTGGGAGGTGGCCCTCGAATTTACCGGTCCTGGGGGCGAAAAATTTGCCCGCATCACCCGCGAACTAGCCGGCACCGGCCGCCGGCTCGGCGTGTTTCTCGACGAAAAACCGATCAGTACCCCGACGGTCGGGGTCGAATTTGTCGACCGGGGCATCACCGGCGGCAAGGCGGTGATTACCGGCAACTTCAGCGCCCAGGAGGCGAGCGAACTGGGCATCAAGCTCAAAGCCGGCGCCCTGCCGGTGCCCGTCGAAATTATCGAAAACCGGACGGTCAGCGCCACCCTCGGCGCCGACTCGGTGCGCCAGAGCCTCTACACCGGCATCGCGGGCACGCTCTTGGTGTTCATCTTCATGGTGGCCTACTACCGTCTGCCGGGACTGATCGCCGATATGGCTCTGATTATCTACGGGCTCTCCACCTTTGCCATCTTCAAGCTGATCCCGGTCACCCTCACCCTGCCGGGCATCGCCGGTTTCATCCTCTCCATCGGCATGGCCGTCGACGCCAACGTGCTGATCTTCGAGCGCACCAAAGAGGAGCTGCGCGCCGGCAAGCAGCTTTTTACCGCGGTCGAGGCCGGTTTCTCGCGAGCCTTCACAAGCATCTTCGATAGCCACGCCACTTCGCTCATCTCCTGTGCGGTGCTTTTCTGGCTGGGCACGGGGCTGGTCAAGGGCTTCGCCCTCACCCTGGCCATCGGCCTCATCGTCAATTTGTTCACTTCGGTCACCTGCTCGCGCACCTTTTTGCTGACGATCTTGAATTTTCCCGCGCTGCGCAAACCGGCGCTTTTCGGGGTTAGTGACGTTCCTGCCAAGGCGGTGCGCCCATGAAAATTGAAGTCGCCAAGAGCAAGTCCAAGTGGTTTACCGCCTCCGGCATCGGACTGGGTATCGGTCTTGTCGCCATGGTCATTTCGCTGCTCACCCTGGGCAGTCCCCTGCGTTTGGGCCTCGACTTCACCGGCGGCACGCTGCTGCAGCTGAAATTTGTGAAGGCGATTCCAGACATCGCCAAGGTGCGCGCCGAGGTGGGCGAGGCGGGCTATCCCAACAG harbors:
- the rapZ gene encoding RNase adapter RapZ yields the protein MTSFSAPGSPVDTVLLTSPAGAGRTEAIRIFEDLGYLCLNHVWPELVPTFLKHYAPIAPRLVLCLASRPEADAQAGLIAARVALRSLARTTVHVHLDCPEGVLLSRYALTRRPHPWFDHGKGLLAAIRAERTALEPVRALADEVVDTGPLELAQLRVHLGALVGGRPTELPVTVMSFGFKRGVPADAQFVLDIRFLPNPYYESALKPLTGLDVGVAEYVFASEQSQATYRSLLEFLRFLLHQYRQDRRSQLLIAIGCTGGQHRSVAFVERLSGDLAAEGFACRPSHRDLAVNRLQELSR
- the yvcK gene encoding gluconeogenesis factor YvcK family protein codes for the protein MSALRVSKLTGQFGKWLYPGMRVKRWLGMVVIGTIFVSLGLAIWVDLRPIFYSSRFLWGLVQGLADLLPNDISGPLVLAVGLLCVVMGLRLTLSSITEVLVPEGQDNLVERLYQRRRLSRGPKIVAIGGGTGLSTLLRGLKRYSTNITAVVTVADDGGSSGRLRQEFGVLPPGDLRNCLAALADEEKLLTELFQYRFKLGEGLAGHSFGNLFLTAMAEITGDLEKGVEASSKVLAIRGRVLPATLDNMTLWADLEDGRHIEGESNISHAGGQIVRIGCTPVAPRALPQVAAAIREAELVIIGPGSLYTSIAPNLLVPEIAQALKASSAHKIYICNVMTQPGESDGYSVSDHVRALEVAAGGPFFEAVMVQKDTPTRNLDRYAKQQSQPVTVDRDNLALMGLQIVLANVMDEDHASGTIRHSSQRLGRALLHWYKRRQQNRQQRVS
- a CDS encoding SRPBCC family protein; the protein is MERLESSAVVSRPIADVWAAHQDLGLLERVSLPYPMVEVLDKPPSYGLGSRFTVRLSLVPHLAAIDWQVEIVRFEPPERFVDRQVSGPFRFWEHTHAFSALTPDRTLVVESVLFEFNPLLDGPLLRPVLEGVFAWRTERLVEELGRPG
- the secD gene encoding protein translocase subunit SecD, translated to MRQRTLLLLLVAVVIVGSILIVATRPTVLGLDLQGGSQLTLLAKPTDKVKTIDQEVMKGVAAVVEQRVNGLGVSEAVVQLKGSDQILVQLPGVKDPTQAERLLGDTAQLEFRKEAPNGEFEKTDLTGADLTNAFPQALQSGNGWEVALEFTGPGGEKFARITRELAGTGRRLGVFLDEKPISTPTVGVEFVDRGITGGKAVITGNFSAQEASELGIKLKAGALPVPVEIIENRTVSATLGADSVRQSLYTGIAGTLLVFIFMVAYYRLPGLIADMALIIYGLSTFAIFKLIPVTLTLPGIAGFILSIGMAVDANVLIFERTKEELRAGKQLFTAVEAGFSRAFTSIFDSHATSLISCAVLFWLGTGLVKGFALTLAIGLIVNLFTSVTCSRTFLLTILNFPALRKPALFGVSDVPAKAVRP